From the Sebastes fasciatus isolate fSebFas1 chromosome 3, fSebFas1.pri, whole genome shotgun sequence genome, one window contains:
- the LOC141764493 gene encoding vascular cell adhesion protein 1-like: MFFRFILLVVSLMSFLCSFLVSSCDENCADKPVFTPSRLVVKFGDPTSASCSVCQHACLGNLFNVESPLGDVTTNGTTVSWRVDRLTEWGSSPMCYYNDATDDQCCTKLPITVYQPPDNVSISFVDLTGPMFEGHQYTLQCTVQDVAPIQNLIVTFYRGQTALGQQQSKNNTEKKPVTEIFTLNFTTSKEDDGAQFWCEAKLELGPEGPQLHPVVMSQNIYAIVLYKPQLASSHPDPITVTEGKPLQLSCSAVGNPTPSYTWTLPSAHLSPLDGSVLNINSVNSSDEGQYICSVSNDVGNVTVKFNVVVQDENCADKPVFTPSRLVVKFGDPASASCSVCQHACLGNIFEVESPVGDTTINGTTVSWRVDRLTEWGSSPICYYNNDTTNDQCCTYLPITVYQPPDNVSISFVNLTEPMFEGHQYTLQCTVQDVAPVQNLTVTFYRGQTALGQQQSNNPVRKPVTEIFTLNINPSKEDDGAQYWCDAKLELGPEGPQLPPVLMSQNITAIVYYVPHLEGSLHPDPITLPEGNPLHLNCSAVGNPSPSYTWKLPSNIPPPSESSVLTINSVTSADKGLYTCSVKNDLGAVTVTFDVDVQGNNMAIIICVIVAAFVLAVILVGIGYSSYYKHNRTGEYNLRLKDVLCSHLRHSSLPTVE; the protein is encoded by the exons ATGTTTTTCCGTTTCATTCTTTTGGTTGTTTCTTTGATGAGTTTCCTGTGCAGCTTCCTCGTGTCCAGTTGTG ATGAAAACTGTGCAGATAAACCCGTATTCACTCCATCCAGACTGGTAGTGAAGTTTGGTGACCCAACCTCTGCCAGCTGCTCTGTGTGTCAGCATGCTTGCCTCGGCAACTTATTTAATGTGGAAAGCCCTTTGGGAGACGTGACAACAAATGGAACCACGGTTTCATGGAGGGttgacagactgactgaatGGGGCTCATCTCCCATGTGCTATTATAATGATGCTACTGATGACCAGTGTTGTACCAAACTGCCTATTACTGTCTACC AGCCTCCTGATAATGTGTCCATCAGCTTTGTTGATCTCACTGGGCCGATGTTTGAGGGTCACCAGTACACTCTGCAGTGTACAGTACAGGATGTGGCTCCTATTCAAAACCTCATAGTGACCTTCTACAGAGGACAGACAGCACTGGGTCAACAACAGTCCAAGAATAACACAGAGAAGAAACCAGTGACTGAGATCTTCACTCTGAACTTCACCACGAGTAAAGAAGATGATGGAGCCCAGTTCTGGTGTGAAGCAAAGCTAGAACTGGGACCTGAAGGACCACAGCTCCATCCagtggtgatgtcacaaaacaTCTACGCCATCGTCCTCT ATAAGCCTCAGCTGGCGTCATCACATCCAGATCCAATCACCGTCACAGAAGGAAAGCCTCTACAGCTGAGCTGCTCTGCTGTGGGAAACCCCACTCCCTCGTACACCTGGACGCTCCCATCAGCTCACCTTTCACCCCTCGATGGCAGCGTTCTCAACATCAACTCTGTAAATTCTTCAGATGAAGGACAGTATATCTGTTCTGTCAGCAACGACGTGGGGAATGTCACTGTGAAGTTCAACGTGGTTGTCCAAG ATGAAAACTGTGCAGATAAACCCGTATTCACTCCATCCAGACTGGTAGTGAAGTTCGGTGACCCAGCCTCTGCCAGCTGCTCTGTGTGTCAGCATGCTTGCCTCGGCAACATATTTGAAGTGGAAAGCCCTGTGGGAGACACGACAATAAATGGAACCACGGTTTCATGGAGGGttgacagactgactgaatGGGGCTCATCTCCCATTTgctattataataatgatactaCTAATGACCAGTGTTGTACCTACCTGCCTATTACTGTCTACC AGCCTCCTGATAATGTGTCCATCAGCTTTGTTAATCTCACTGAGCCGATGTTTGAGGGTCACCAGTACACTCTGCAGTGTACAGTACAGGATGTGGCTCCTGTTCAAAACCTCACAGTGACCTTCTACAGAGGACAGACAGCACTGGGTCAACAACAGTCCAACAATCCAGTGAGGAAACCAGTGACTGAGATCTTCACTCTGAACATCAACCCGAGTAAAGAAGATGATGGAGCCCAATACTGGTGTGATGCAAAGCTAGAACTGGGACCAGAAGGACCACAGCTCCCTCCAGTGTTGATGTCACAAAACATAACCGCCATTGTGTACT ATGTGCCTCATCTAGAGGGGTCATTACATCCAGATCCAATCACCTTACCGGAAGGAAACCCTCTACATCTGAATTGCTCGGCTGTGGGAAACCCCAGCCCCTCGTACACCTGGAAACTCCCATCAAACATCCCACCCCCCTCCGAGAGCAGCGTTCTCACCATCAACTCTGTAACTTCTGCAGATAAAGGGCTGTACACCTGTTCTGTCAAAAACGACCTAGGGGCTGTCACTGTGACGTTTGACGTGGATGTCCAAG gaaacaacatggcaatCATTATATGTGTGATAGTAGCAGCTTTTGTTCTGGCTGTCATCTTGGTCGGAATTGGATACAGCTCTTACTACAAACACAATCGAACGGGAGAGTACAACCTGAGGCTGAAGGATGTTTTGTGTTCGCACTTACGACACTCTTCCCTGCCAACTGTAGAGTAA
- the LOC141765386 gene encoding kelch-like protein 10, with product MPVYNELRLEQQLCDAVIRVDKVEFHVHKIILCNCSSYFKALFTHWSNSGSRDFDIPNVSVDMMKLIIDFAYTDSVPVTQDNVQELFVAADQFNIMGIVQVCCSFLEEQLTPQNCIGIWWFTGVYYTPEMNHKAFLFMLNHFEEVAATSEDFLLLSAQDLVKIIDKDQLNVKQEETVFEAILRWIAHASEERRDYIPLLLTNVRLALMSPGYLKGCVSNNELARASEECRLILNRTLQAMLDQQTKRFSGLVRPRLPTAILFAVGGWSGRSPTNAIEAYDVRADRWVNVTNNAEAPRAYHGLVFLDGSVYCVGGFDRVELNSVHRFDLGTHTWHEVSQMHVSRCYVSVTVLDGCIYALGGYDGREQLRTAERYQPGINQWTFIATMHEQRSGASCTTLHGKVYICGGVTWSECLSSAECYNPETDQWTLIASMGNRRSGIGVIAYADHVFAVGGFSGTSFLQTAEKYNPNTNTWDDVPSMLSSRSNFGIAVIDDRLFVVGGFNGLTTTHDVECFDVKTGVWSKVHDMAVSRSTPSCCVVYGLPNLAEYAARHHCPQLSNVEEDEVECSTWL from the exons ATGCCTGTGTATAACGAGCTCCGTCTGGAGCAACAGCTTTGTGACGCAGTGATCAGAGTGGACAAGGTTGAATTTCACGTGCACAAGATCATCCTCTGCAATTGCAGCTCATACTTCAA AGCGCTCTTCACTCACTGGTCAAACTCAGGCAGTCGGGACTTTGACATCCCCAATGTGTCAGTTGACATGATGAAGCTCATCATTGACTTTGCCTACACTGACTCTGTTCCTGTAACGCAAGACAATGTACAAGAGCTTTTTGTAGCAGCAGACCAGTTCAATATAATGGGCATCGTACAAGTCTGCTGCTCCTTTCTGGAGGAGCAGCTGACCCCCCAGAACTGCATCGGCATCTGGTGGTTCACAGGCGTCTATTACACCCCTGAAATGAACCACAAGGCCTTCCTTTTCATGCTGAATCACTTTGAGGAGGTTGCTGCCACCTCAGAAGActtcctgctgctctctgcGCAGGATCTTGTTAAAATCATTGATAAGGACCAACTCAATGTGAAGCAGGAGGAAACAGTGTTTGAGGCCATCCTTCGCTGGATCGCCCATGCAAGTGAGGAACGCAGAGATTACATCCCTCTGCTTTTGACTAAC GTCAGGCTGGCTTTAATGAGTCCAGGATACTTGAAAGGCTGTGTGAGCAACAACGAACTGGCGAGGGCAAGCGAAGAGTGTCGACTCATTCTCAACAGAACCCTGCAAGCCATGCTTGACCAACAAACAAAGAGGTTCTCTGGCTTGGTCCGCCCACGACTGCCCACTGCCATTCTGTTTGCCGTTGGGGGCTGGAGCGGCCGCAGTCCCACCAATGCCATCGAGGCGTACGATGTCCGTGCTGACCGCTGGGTCAATGTAACAAACAATGCGGAGGCTCCACGGGCCTACCACGGCTTGGTTTTCCTCGATGGATCAGTTTACTGTGTCGGTGGCTTTGACAGAGTTGAACTAAACTCTGTGCACAGGTTTGACCTGGGCACGCACACCTGGCATGAGGTGTCACAAATGCACGTAAGCCGCTGCTATGTCAGCGTAACTGTGTTGGACGGGTGTATATATGCCTTGGGAGGTTATGATGGACGTGAGCAACTCAGAACTGCTGAGCGCTATCAGCCCGGAATCAACCAATGGACTTTTATTGCCACCATGCACGAGCAGAGGAGCGGCGCCAGCTGCACAACCCTCCATGGCAAG GTGTACATTTGCGGTGGCGTCACTTGGAGCGAGTGCCTGTCATCAGCTGAATGTTACAACCCAGAGACCGACCAGTGGACACTGATCGCCTCCATGGGCAACAGGCGCAGTGGAATTGGGGTCATCGCCTATGCAGACCATGTCTTTGCA GTTGGCGGTTTCAGTGGAACCAGCTTTCTGCAGACTGCTGAGAAGTACAACCCAAACACTAACACCTGGGACGATGTGCCCTCCATGCTGAGCTCCCGCAGTAACTTCGGCATTGCAGTGATCGATGaccgtctctttgtggtcgggGGCTTCAACGGCTTAACCACCACCCATGACGTTGAGTGCTTTGATGTCAAAACTGGTGTGTGGTCTAAGGTGCATGACATGGCGGTCTCCCGCAGCACCCCGAGCTGCTGCGTGGTGTACGGACTCCCCAACTTGGCCGAGTACGCTGCCCGTCATCACTGCCCACAACTGTCCAACGTGGAGGAGGATGAAGTGGAATGTTCCACCTGGCTAtga